In one Natronosalvus amylolyticus genomic region, the following are encoded:
- a CDS encoding DUF4397 domain-containing protein: MPVSRRQTITAAGGLAMSSGTVFARGEHDDDERDDTYDDEDEAPGEHEPAAPMTALRVAHFSPDAPNVDVYVDGERVIADLAYDSITPYLEITPGTYTVTITAAGDADTVAFEGDLWLGRAFYTVAAIGELGAGTFRPHVLIDDGSVLLRAVHAAPDAPAVDIYANDGDNPIIEDVAFGQSTNYVAIPAASYTLDIRPAGDPDTTVASFDVDLDRGVAYTGFAIGYLEPGDREDRAFTLRATVDGPMATHQAD; the protein is encoded by the coding sequence ATGCCAGTATCCCGACGACAGACCATAACCGCTGCCGGTGGACTAGCAATGAGCAGCGGCACCGTTTTCGCGCGCGGCGAACACGACGACGACGAACGAGACGACACATACGACGACGAAGATGAGGCACCCGGCGAACACGAACCGGCGGCACCGATGACTGCCCTCCGAGTCGCTCACTTCTCCCCCGACGCACCCAACGTGGACGTCTACGTCGATGGTGAACGCGTCATCGCCGACCTCGCCTACGACTCGATCACGCCCTACCTCGAGATCACGCCGGGAACCTACACCGTGACGATCACGGCCGCTGGCGACGCTGACACAGTTGCGTTCGAAGGCGATCTGTGGCTCGGTCGTGCCTTCTACACGGTCGCCGCTATCGGGGAACTCGGTGCCGGGACGTTCAGACCACACGTCCTGATCGACGACGGCTCGGTACTCTTGCGAGCTGTCCACGCCGCTCCCGACGCGCCCGCGGTCGACATCTACGCAAACGACGGCGACAACCCGATTATCGAAGACGTCGCATTCGGCCAGTCGACTAACTACGTCGCAATCCCAGCAGCCTCGTACACGCTCGATATCCGCCCCGCCGGCGACCCAGATACGACCGTCGCCAGTTTCGACGTCGATCTCGATCGGGGGGTCGCCTACACCGGGTTCGCAATCGGCTATCTTGAGCCGGGCGACCGCGAAGACCGAGCGTTTACCCTGCGAGCAACGGTCGACGGCCCGATGGCGACACACCAGGCGGACTAA
- a CDS encoding thymidine kinase, translated as MHAITNSGWIEVVTGSMFSGKTEELLRRLRRAEIAGQDVAVFTPAIDDRYGKDAVGSHDGRRWEAVAVEPDSDFEAVNEHLNGEKVVAFDEGNFFTPALVECCERLAGDGRRVIVSGLDLNFRGEPYQPMPQLIAVAEYVEKFRAICTQCGEPATRTQRMINGEPAHVDDPTTLVGAEESYEARCRHCHTIRRD; from the coding sequence ATGCACGCGATCACGAACAGTGGGTGGATCGAAGTCGTCACCGGCAGTATGTTCTCCGGGAAGACCGAAGAACTGCTCCGTCGGCTTCGTCGCGCGGAGATCGCGGGACAGGATGTCGCCGTGTTTACGCCAGCGATCGACGACCGATACGGCAAAGACGCGGTGGGGTCACACGATGGTCGACGATGGGAGGCAGTTGCCGTCGAACCGGACAGCGATTTCGAAGCCGTCAACGAGCACCTGAACGGCGAGAAAGTCGTCGCGTTCGACGAGGGGAACTTCTTTACCCCGGCGCTCGTCGAGTGCTGTGAGCGACTCGCCGGCGACGGCCGGCGGGTCATCGTCAGCGGTCTCGACCTGAACTTTCGTGGGGAACCCTACCAACCCATGCCACAACTGATTGCCGTCGCCGAATACGTCGAAAAGTTCCGAGCTATCTGTACGCAGTGCGGTGAGCCAGCCACCAGAACACAACGGATGATTAACGGCGAACCGGCCCACGTCGACGACCCGACGACCCTCGTCGGTGCCGAAGAATCCTACGAAGCACGCTGTCGTCACTGTCACACAATCCGACGAGACTAA
- a CDS encoding NADPH-dependent FMN reductase: MTDVHVVAVCGSLRDESFTRATLQRALEGAGDVGAETDLLDLREFDLPLFDGDVDREDAGDAAELARVLRDADAIILGSPMYHGSYSSPLKTALDYCGFDEFEDKTVGLVGVAGGSFPVTTLEHLRSVCRALNAWVLPHQVAIPRASSAIEGGVFVDEKLEERVATLGRRVVQYAAIEPDPGSFEGDQNVGA; this comes from the coding sequence ATGACTGACGTACACGTCGTTGCCGTCTGTGGGAGTCTGCGCGATGAGAGCTTTACGCGAGCCACGCTACAACGGGCGCTCGAGGGGGCAGGGGATGTCGGAGCCGAAACCGACCTTCTCGACCTCCGCGAGTTCGACCTGCCGCTGTTCGATGGCGACGTCGACCGGGAAGACGCCGGGGACGCAGCCGAGTTGGCTCGAGTCCTCCGCGATGCCGATGCGATCATCCTCGGATCGCCGATGTATCACGGCTCGTACTCATCGCCGCTAAAAACGGCGCTGGATTACTGCGGATTTGATGAGTTCGAAGACAAGACGGTCGGCCTCGTTGGCGTCGCTGGTGGGTCGTTCCCCGTGACCACACTCGAGCACCTGCGCTCTGTGTGCCGGGCACTCAACGCCTGGGTGTTGCCCCATCAGGTCGCCATTCCGCGGGCGAGCAGCGCAATCGAAGGCGGGGTATTCGTCGACGAGAAACTCGAGGAACGAGTCGCGACGCTCGGTCGGCGAGTCGTCCAGTACGCGGCCATCGAACCGGATCCTGGCTCGTTCGAAGGGGATCAGAACGTCGGCGCGTGA
- a CDS encoding O-acetylhomoserine aminocarboxypropyltransferase/cysteine synthase family protein: protein MTDDSDRSLATDSLHAGQEPDPATGARAPPLYQTTSYVFDDADDAASQFALEEPGYIYSRLMNPTLETLQGRLAALEGGVGAVVTASGMAALDLTTFLLAEAGDNIVSSSSLYGGTYTYLTHSVERRGITTRFVDSLDYEGYAEAIDEDTAYVHLETIGNPALDTPDISRIADIAHDNGVPLFVDNTFATPALCRPLEHGADLVWNSTTKWLHGSGTTVGGVVVDGGSFPWAEYPEKYPEIAADNPAYHGVNFAETFGDAAFTYAAIARGLRDLGNQQSPFDAWQTIQGLETLPLRMERHCENAMAVAEFLEDHEAVSWVTYPGLESHPTHDNASQYLDGGYGGMITFGLEAGYEAARQTVESTELASLLANVGDAKTLIIHPASTTHQQLSAEEKESSGVTDDLIRLSVGIEDPGHIIADLEAAIESAT from the coding sequence ATGACCGACGACTCCGACCGTTCACTCGCCACCGACTCGCTTCACGCCGGCCAGGAGCCGGACCCGGCGACCGGGGCTCGAGCACCGCCGCTGTACCAGACCACGTCGTACGTTTTCGACGACGCCGACGACGCCGCTTCCCAGTTCGCCCTCGAGGAACCGGGCTACATTTATTCGCGGTTGATGAATCCGACGCTCGAGACGCTGCAAGGGCGACTGGCCGCACTCGAAGGAGGCGTGGGTGCGGTCGTGACGGCCTCTGGCATGGCCGCACTCGACCTCACGACGTTCCTCCTCGCGGAAGCCGGTGACAACATCGTCAGCTCTTCGTCGCTGTACGGTGGGACGTACACATATCTGACACACTCCGTCGAGCGTCGAGGTATCACTACCCGATTCGTCGATTCGCTCGATTACGAGGGCTATGCCGAGGCCATCGACGAGGACACCGCGTACGTCCACCTCGAGACGATCGGCAATCCAGCACTCGACACGCCGGATATCAGCCGAATCGCCGATATCGCTCACGACAACGGCGTCCCCCTGTTCGTCGACAACACGTTCGCGACGCCCGCGCTATGCCGCCCGCTCGAGCACGGCGCAGACCTCGTCTGGAACTCGACGACCAAGTGGCTCCACGGCTCTGGGACCACGGTCGGTGGCGTCGTCGTCGACGGTGGTTCGTTCCCCTGGGCAGAGTACCCCGAAAAATATCCCGAAATTGCCGCCGATAATCCGGCCTATCACGGAGTCAATTTCGCGGAAACGTTCGGCGACGCCGCGTTTACCTACGCCGCCATCGCTCGCGGGCTTCGTGATCTGGGCAACCAGCAATCGCCGTTCGACGCCTGGCAGACGATTCAGGGCCTCGAGACGCTGCCGCTGCGAATGGAACGTCACTGCGAAAACGCGATGGCCGTCGCCGAGTTCCTCGAGGATCACGAGGCCGTCTCCTGGGTCACTTACCCCGGCCTCGAATCACACCCCACACACGACAACGCCAGCCAGTACCTCGATGGTGGCTACGGCGGCATGATCACCTTCGGCCTGGAAGCGGGGTACGAAGCGGCCAGACAGACCGTCGAATCGACCGAACTCGCGAGTCTGCTGGCAAACGTCGGCGACGCAAAAACGCTCATCATCCACCCCGCCAGCACGACCCACCAGCAACTGAGCGCCGAGGAGAAAGAATCCTCTGGCGTCACCGATGACCTGATCCGTCTCTCGGTCGGTATCGAGGACCCCGGCCACATCATCGCCGATCTCGAGGCTGCTATCGAGAGCGCGACGTAG
- a CDS encoding YIP1 family protein, with amino-acid sequence MTQWIENPEGGRDRGPRGLARAWLEVLVRPQRFFRTGVSPGDQAPGLTFLMTVVLVAVTSQYVFTPESFPSLPVSPVLAAAFWISLVVLLVAPLGLHLLSALQTLFLLVVVNDRAGISQTVQVLAYATAPCVVAGVPIPAIRAVACLYGAILLVAGLRIVHETSLIRALLAGFVPALLLFGYGFGGIAALEALGVTVPL; translated from the coding sequence ATGACCCAGTGGATCGAAAACCCCGAAGGCGGCCGTGACCGAGGACCGCGCGGACTGGCTCGGGCCTGGCTCGAGGTGCTGGTACGCCCTCAGCGGTTCTTTCGCACAGGCGTCTCTCCGGGCGATCAGGCTCCCGGATTGACGTTTCTGATGACCGTCGTGCTGGTCGCGGTCACGTCCCAGTACGTCTTCACGCCGGAATCGTTCCCGTCACTTCCCGTCTCGCCAGTCCTCGCGGCTGCGTTCTGGATTAGTCTCGTTGTCTTGCTGGTTGCGCCGCTCGGATTACACCTGTTGTCGGCCCTCCAGACGCTATTTTTGCTGGTGGTCGTGAACGATCGTGCCGGCATTAGCCAGACCGTACAGGTTCTCGCCTACGCAACGGCCCCGTGCGTGGTGGCTGGCGTCCCGATTCCCGCGATCCGCGCGGTTGCCTGTCTGTACGGAGCCATATTGCTGGTCGCTGGCTTGCGTATCGTTCACGAGACGTCCCTCATCCGTGCATTACTCGCCGGCTTCGTACCGGCGCTCCTTCTCTTTGGCTACGGGTTCGGGGGGATAGCTGCTCTCGAGGCACTGGGCGTCACCGTTCCGTTGTAG
- a CDS encoding DNA-methyltransferase: METTHRVVIGDARDLSSVPDESVELVVTSPPYPMIEMWDDLFTTLDPAIGDALEAGDGAGAFDAMHAQLDRVWAEIERVLVDGGIACINVGDATRTLEESFRVYQNHARVIDDLEARGFEPLPEILWRKPANSAAKFMGSGMIPPNAYVTLEHEYVLVFRKGKTSRSFPPGADDRYEAAYFWEERNRWFTDLWTDVTGTLQTLENGGTNADDANHAATDTRGGLRERSAAYPLEIPYRLLCMYSAYGDTVLDPFWGTGTTSIAAMCAGRNSIGCELEAGFRDVFEDRLADLPALSKSIAAGRLERHRAFVDRQRERPDGTSLEYTAEHYDVPVVTSMETGIKLYTVADLESTEGGYRAIHRPLVAE, from the coding sequence ATGGAGACGACCCACCGTGTCGTGATCGGAGACGCCCGCGACCTCTCGAGCGTCCCGGACGAGTCGGTCGAACTCGTGGTCACCTCGCCACCGTATCCGATGATCGAAATGTGGGACGACCTCTTCACCACCCTCGATCCGGCCATCGGTGACGCCCTCGAGGCAGGAGACGGGGCTGGAGCGTTCGACGCGATGCACGCCCAACTGGACCGCGTATGGGCCGAGATCGAGCGGGTGCTGGTCGATGGCGGCATTGCCTGTATCAACGTCGGCGACGCGACGCGGACGCTCGAGGAGAGCTTTCGTGTCTACCAGAACCACGCGCGAGTTATCGACGACCTCGAGGCACGTGGCTTCGAACCCCTTCCCGAGATTCTGTGGCGAAAGCCGGCCAACAGCGCGGCCAAGTTCATGGGAAGCGGAATGATCCCCCCGAACGCGTACGTGACACTCGAGCACGAGTACGTACTCGTCTTCCGTAAGGGAAAAACCAGTCGGTCGTTCCCCCCGGGAGCCGACGACCGGTACGAAGCCGCGTACTTCTGGGAGGAACGCAATCGGTGGTTCACCGACCTCTGGACGGATGTCACCGGAACACTACAAACACTCGAGAACGGGGGGACGAATGCGGACGATGCGAACCACGCGGCCACAGACACTCGAGGGGGCCTCCGGGAACGCTCGGCAGCCTACCCCCTCGAGATCCCCTACCGACTCCTCTGTATGTACTCCGCCTACGGCGACACCGTTCTCGACCCGTTCTGGGGGACTGGAACGACGTCGATTGCGGCGATGTGTGCCGGCCGAAATTCGATCGGTTGTGAACTCGAGGCGGGCTTTCGGGACGTGTTCGAGGACCGTCTCGCCGATCTACCAGCGCTCTCGAAATCGATCGCTGCTGGCCGGCTCGAGCGCCACCGGGCGTTCGTCGACCGACAGCGAGAGCGGCCGGACGGCACCAGTCTCGAGTACACGGCCGAACACTACGACGTGCCGGTCGTGACCTCGATGGAAACCGGGATCAAGCTGTACACGGTTGCCGACCTCGAGTCGACCGAAGGAGGGTATCGAGCCATCCATCGGCCGCTCGTGGCGGAATAA
- a CDS encoding cupin domain-containing protein codes for MGYHTISPTNIAPFDAPGRDFRSISGALDLEHLGLNHITADPGEQIPMHYHAHETQEEAFYVIEGTLHVETPDREYVVEAGSLFVVEPGNYHRGYNPDAADESLEVLAVGAPSGKDATVYESESEE; via the coding sequence ATGGGATACCATACAATTTCCCCAACTAACATCGCGCCGTTCGATGCCCCCGGACGAGACTTTCGGTCGATCAGTGGCGCGCTCGACCTCGAGCACCTCGGACTCAACCACATCACGGCCGATCCCGGCGAACAGATCCCGATGCACTACCACGCACACGAGACACAGGAGGAGGCGTTTTACGTCATCGAGGGAACCTTGCACGTCGAGACACCCGATAGGGAGTACGTCGTCGAGGCAGGCTCGCTCTTCGTTGTCGAGCCAGGAAACTACCACCGCGGCTACAATCCGGACGCTGCGGACGAGTCGCTCGAGGTGCTCGCCGTCGGGGCACCGAGCGGAAAAGACGCGACGGTGTACGAATCCGAAAGTGAAGAATAG